One Edaphobacter flagellatus genomic region harbors:
- a CDS encoding MerC domain-containing protein → MSEIQELWIENIDRVGIVASAACFVHCIAAPVLLSLSSVSSHFVPSDENTHRFLAVLVVSLGAIVLGLGYRRHKRRLVLGLLGLGMTFVCSAAYFGDRLPSHACEVAITLLGSCCMIFAHHKNHTFCRNCKRCT, encoded by the coding sequence ATGTCTGAAATTCAAGAGCTCTGGATAGAGAATATAGATCGCGTGGGAATAGTCGCATCAGCTGCATGCTTCGTCCATTGCATCGCAGCACCTGTGCTGCTTTCTCTTTCGAGCGTCTCTTCACACTTTGTTCCTTCCGACGAGAACACCCACCGTTTTCTCGCCGTCCTCGTCGTGTCACTTGGAGCCATCGTTCTTGGACTTGGATACCGCAGACATAAGAGAAGGCTCGTTCTTGGACTGCTTGGGTTGGGGATGACCTTCGTTTGCAGTGCCGCCTACTTCGGAGATCGCCTGCCTTCGCACGCATGCGAGGTTGCCATCACGCTTTTAGGAAGTTGCTGCATGATCTTTGCTCACCACAAGAATCATACGTTTTGCCGGAACTGCAAAAGATGCACCTAA
- a CDS encoding TonB-dependent receptor, which translates to MNTSIRRGFALLFMVFSLSGTSLSAQSAGNSGAIYGTVTDASGAVLPGATVTIQNVVSGYRREAQTDRAGSYQFTNLPLNPYHLQVSSTGFASYAQDVDVRSFVPITLTIGLKVGAASTVVTVETGDLIENDSTFHTDVDRGLFQKLPLESQSSSLSSLVTLASPGVAADSNGLFHGLGDHASNSFSIDGQPITDQQSKVFSNQIPSNSVQSLEVISGAPPAEFGGKTSLVIQVTTRSGQGVTTPTGAITASYGTFGSATGSVDLSYGGKNWGNFIEVDGLNTGRFLDPPEYAVFHDKGNEFNVFDRIDRQLSSKDSIHLNLGVSRSWFQTPSAYDNLNVMNIVSGGTTSDPVFGNVGNADQRSKIVTYNIAPTYTHIVGANSVFNFGGYVRRDAYNYYPSNNPLADLGPIQGQSISQDRSLTNAGLRTDYSYVKGIHNLKMGAVYQHTFLREHDNLGIVDSAFNSPCVDTTGASLPGFTDPSQCAGAGFVSNDPSVGGTYNPDLGPYDLTRGGTLYRYFGHTDVKELALYVQDQIKTGNWLFNVGIRGDLYNGLAVARQAQPRLGVAYTIKQTGTVLRLSYARTLESPFNENLVLSSEGCGNNVLSPLLACTPGVSTTLTPGFRNEFHAGLQQAIGKNLVLSGDYIWKYTHNAFDFSVLGNTPITFPINWHNSKIPGFALRADVPNFHHISAFVVMSSVAARFFPPQIAGAGATVGNGGYPFRIDHDERFNQTTHVQYQMPGKHGPWIGFNWRFDSGLTAGSVPCYNVTDPNSRCNPDNGGPSITINGQPGIDLSGLTPDQQFQAGLTCNGVRATPTAGLGQCLASQLTSKLVAIPAPGTENDDKSPPRIQARSLFDVSVGEDNLFNTDKHKWSLRLTGVNITNKYALYNFLSTFSGTHYVTPRALTAELGFHF; encoded by the coding sequence ATGAACACGTCAATTCGACGCGGTTTCGCGTTGCTATTCATGGTTTTTTCGTTGAGTGGAACCAGTCTTTCAGCTCAGTCTGCTGGCAACTCCGGTGCAATCTATGGAACTGTTACCGATGCTTCAGGTGCAGTGTTACCGGGCGCGACAGTCACCATTCAAAACGTTGTGAGCGGTTACAGGAGGGAGGCGCAGACAGATCGCGCCGGCTCTTATCAGTTCACCAATCTCCCACTTAATCCGTATCACCTGCAAGTCTCGTCGACTGGGTTTGCAAGCTATGCACAGGATGTGGACGTTCGGTCGTTTGTCCCGATCACCCTGACGATCGGCCTCAAGGTCGGCGCCGCTTCGACTGTTGTCACGGTGGAGACTGGAGATCTAATCGAAAACGACTCCACCTTTCACACCGACGTCGACCGCGGCCTCTTCCAGAAGCTACCACTTGAAAGCCAGTCATCCTCTCTCAGTTCGCTCGTGACACTGGCATCTCCCGGCGTCGCCGCCGACTCAAACGGACTGTTTCATGGCCTAGGTGACCATGCTTCGAACTCCTTCTCCATCGACGGCCAGCCGATCACTGATCAACAGAGCAAAGTCTTCTCGAATCAGATACCCTCCAATTCGGTCCAGTCTCTCGAAGTAATTTCGGGGGCGCCCCCCGCAGAGTTTGGCGGCAAGACCAGCCTCGTCATTCAGGTTACGACGCGATCCGGCCAAGGCGTGACCACGCCCACGGGAGCCATTACGGCGTCGTATGGAACCTTCGGTTCAGCTACTGGTTCGGTTGATTTGAGCTATGGCGGAAAGAACTGGGGAAATTTCATCGAAGTTGACGGACTCAATACGGGACGCTTTCTCGATCCGCCGGAGTACGCCGTCTTCCATGACAAGGGAAATGAGTTCAATGTCTTTGATCGTATTGACCGTCAACTTTCGTCCAAAGACTCTATTCACCTCAATCTTGGAGTAAGCCGCTCGTGGTTTCAAACGCCGAGTGCCTACGACAATCTGAACGTCATGAATATAGTGAGCGGGGGAACTACCAGCGACCCCGTCTTCGGCAACGTTGGTAATGCAGATCAGCGGTCCAAGATTGTCACTTACAACATCGCTCCGACCTACACCCATATCGTCGGAGCCAACTCAGTCTTCAATTTCGGCGGCTACGTTCGGCGCGATGCATACAACTATTACCCCAGCAACAACCCTCTTGCAGATTTGGGGCCAATTCAGGGTCAGTCCATCTCGCAGGACCGTTCGCTCACGAACGCTGGCTTACGGACGGATTACTCCTATGTCAAGGGAATTCATAATCTAAAAATGGGAGCTGTGTATCAACACACGTTCCTGCGCGAACACGACAATCTGGGCATCGTCGACTCGGCGTTCAACTCTCCATGCGTTGACACCACTGGCGCATCCCTGCCTGGATTTACGGACCCCTCTCAATGCGCAGGAGCGGGCTTCGTATCCAACGATCCTTCCGTGGGTGGAACCTACAACCCGGATCTTGGGCCCTACGACCTTACGCGAGGAGGGACGCTTTATAGGTATTTTGGCCACACTGATGTCAAGGAACTCGCGCTCTACGTTCAGGATCAGATCAAGACCGGAAACTGGCTGTTCAACGTTGGCATTCGCGGCGACCTCTACAACGGCCTGGCGGTCGCCCGTCAGGCTCAGCCAAGGCTGGGAGTTGCGTACACCATCAAACAGACCGGAACTGTACTGCGTCTCTCGTATGCTCGCACGCTCGAGAGTCCTTTCAACGAAAACCTCGTGCTTTCGAGCGAGGGCTGCGGAAACAACGTTCTCTCCCCGCTTCTCGCCTGCACTCCTGGTGTCTCAACGACGCTCACCCCGGGTTTCCGCAATGAATTTCATGCTGGACTCCAGCAGGCGATCGGCAAGAACCTGGTTTTGAGCGGTGATTACATCTGGAAGTACACACACAACGCCTTCGATTTCAGTGTGCTCGGAAACACTCCCATCACGTTTCCGATTAACTGGCACAACTCGAAGATCCCCGGCTTCGCCCTACGGGCGGATGTTCCTAACTTCCACCATATCTCCGCGTTTGTGGTCATGTCGTCGGTTGCGGCTCGTTTCTTCCCACCGCAGATCGCCGGGGCAGGAGCGACAGTTGGAAACGGTGGATACCCTTTCCGTATCGATCACGACGAGAGATTTAATCAGACAACGCACGTGCAGTATCAGATGCCTGGGAAGCATGGTCCGTGGATTGGGTTCAATTGGAGGTTCGACAGCGGACTCACCGCCGGGTCCGTGCCCTGCTACAACGTCACCGATCCGAACAGCCGCTGCAATCCCGACAACGGCGGCCCATCCATCACCATCAACGGACAACCCGGCATCGATCTGAGTGGCCTCACGCCGGATCAACAGTTCCAGGCGGGCCTCACGTGTAACGGAGTCAGGGCTACTCCCACTGCCGGTCTCGGCCAGTGTCTGGCATCTCAGCTCACGTCCAAATTGGTTGCCATTCCGGCGCCGGGAACGGAAAACGATGACAAGAGTCCTCCGCGTATCCAAGCGCGAAGCCTCTTCGATGTTTCCGTGGGAGAGGACAACCTCTTCAACACTGATAAACACAAGTGGAGTTTGCGGTTGACGGGCGTCAACATCACCAACAAATACGCCCTGTACAACTTCCTCTCGACGTTCAGCGGAACGCATTACGTTACGCCGCGAGCGTTAACTGCGGAACTAGGCTTCCACTTCTAA